From the genome of Labrus bergylta chromosome 12, fLabBer1.1, whole genome shotgun sequence, one region includes:
- the ccnq gene encoding cyclin-Q: MMEGPSSRVLSTPDRPPCPPGRRDSGGAAESESARDIKTHFRVCRFIMETGVKLCMRSVPVATACVLYHRFFERAGLRDYEPYLVAMSCLYLAGKVEEQHIRTRDIINVSHRYFNSSSSPLECDKEFWDLRDSVVQCELLILRQLNFHVCFEHPHKYLLHYLLSVKSLVNRHAWSRTPVAETSWALLRDCYHGGMCIRHIPQHIAIATLYLALNSYGVELPVGEREWWQVLCEDVTKADIDAVISDLLQLYDMEAKCI; this comes from the exons ATGATGGAGGGTCCGTCCTCTCGAGTCCTCTCCACCCCGGACAGACCGCCGTGTCCCCCGGGCAGGAGAGACTCCGGCGGGGCCGCAGAGAGTGAGTCTGCCCGGGACATAAAGACACACTTCCGAGTGTGTCGCTTCATCATGGAGACAG GTGTGAAGCTGTGTATGCGCTCTGTTCCCGTGGCCACAGCGTGCGTGTTGTATCACCGTTTCTTTGAACGAGCGGGCCTGCGGGATTATGAACCGTACCTGGTGGCCATGAGCTGTCTGTACCTGGCCGGGAAGGTGGAGGAGCAGCACATCAGGACCCGTGACATCATCAACGTGAGCCACAg gtattttaacagcagcagctctccgCTCGAATGTGACAAGGAGTTCTGGGACCTGAGGGACAGCGTGGTGCAGTGTGAGCTCCTCATCCTCCGACAGCTCAACTTCCACGTCTGCTTTGAACACCCGCACAAG TACCTGCTGCACTACCTGCTCTCTGTGAAGTCGCTTGTGAACCGCCACGCTTGGTCTCGGACCCCCGTCGCTGAGACTTCCTGGGCGTTGCTTAGAGACTGTTACCACGGAGGCATGTGCATCCGCCACATACCCCAACACATCGCCATAGCGACACTGTACCTCGCTCTAAACAGCTATGGAGTGGAGCTTCCTgtcggggagagagagtggtggcag GTGCTGTGCGAGGACGTGACCAAAGCCGACATCGACGCTGTGATCTCAGACCTTCTGCAGCTCTATGACATGGAGGCCAAGTGTAtctga
- the cfap126 gene encoding protein Flattop encodes MSSSYSANQYESAFRSQKLQNWCETKRFKERPTAQEGHTTFIADDRGHLLPGLVKGGSAWPDFKGTWDLPPRIPARHVNPTGRSEEGLRRLRSWGFDPQHTGRSQTPTSSRTSDAGEQRDNSVHPPSSAAKARPASQSCPVTGGSQKQDCERAESRPAEAAEEKPAVRSAAEEKPAVRSAVEQKPAVRSAVEEKPAVRSAAEEKPAVRSAAEEKPAVRSAAEEKPAVRSAASQRSSSRAHSVTGRGGSDAAQKVVPTGTPSSSKQRQMHIMTNNL; translated from the exons ATGTCGTCCAGTTACTCGGCAAACCAG TATGAGAGCGCCTTCAGGTCTCAGAAGCTGCAGAACTGGTGTGAGACGAAGCGGTTCAAAGAG agaccTACTGCACAGGAGGGACACACCACCTTCATAGCCGATGATAGAGGACACCTGCTGCCAGGTTTGGTGAAG GGAGGCAGTGCGTGGCCGGACTTTAAGGGGACCTGGGATCTACCTCCTCGTATCCCGGCCCGACATGTCAACCCCACGGGCCGCTCCGAGGAGGGTCTGAGAAGGCTGAGGTCCTGGGGGTTCGACCCCCAACACACAGGGAGGTCTCAGACACCCACAAGCAGCAGGACCTCAGACGCAGGGGAGCAG AGGGATAACAGTGTTCACCCTCCATCATCTGCAGCTAAAGCTCGACCGGCGTCTCAGAGCTGCCCCGTTACTGGAGGAAGCCAGAAACAGGACTGTGAGAGAGCTGAGAGTCGACCCGCTGAAGCTGCAGAGGAGAAACCAGCTGTGAGGTCTGCAGCGGAGGAGAAACCAGCGGTGAGGTCTGCAGTGGAGCAGAAACCAGCGGTGAGGTCTGCAGTGGAGGAGAAACCAGCGGTGAGGTCTGCAGCGGAGGAGAAACCAGCGGTGAGGTCTGCAGCGGAGGAGAAACCAGCTGTGAGGTCTGCAGCGGAGGAGAAACCAGCTGTGAGGTCTGCAGCCTcacagagaagcagcagcagagcccaCAGTGTcacagggagaggagggagtgaTGCGGCACAGAAAGTAGTCCCCACAGGAACACCATCGTCTTCCAAACAGAGACAGATGCACATAATGACCAATAATCTTTAA
- the LOC109999379 gene encoding alpha-1,3-mannosyl-glycoprotein 4-beta-N-acetylglucosaminyltransferase C translates to MRRLSKKKNVAFTLLFLIGGFYFINHSDFLIAGLRTSLEPPPRVLTWEAERPVSKESWVEQGDFLPLNVSYQLLAGSASPQQRFLSVGISSVKRQKGSYLIPTLQSLFSQSSPEERSSMVVVLLLADFDVSWRVSTVKEIRAAFTSELEQGQLLVLHVHQEWYPPLKGLKRNYNDAPDRVSFRSKQNLDYAFLMHYSAALGRYYLQLEDDVSSAKSFLSTIRRRVDEQERKTGTTWAMLEFSTLGFIGKLYKSAHLSLLARFLFLFYQEMPCDWLMSHFKTLLTQKEQILFKPSLFQHMGTFSSFQGTFNKLKDKNFEAGFFNNPPAEVFTDISTYQKHFPKLAWESGEGFFWGRSPEEGNHLTVVFAEPAVVTRILIETGSGGKDLLQSAQVEVGREVVSTERQEKTCKEFLSVGTLKNGGFEMQEVDKEISSASSCLRILVTALQKDWIIVNKIRISIKSSSGVNPSS, encoded by the exons ATGCGGCGTctgtcaaagaagaagaatgttgCCTTCACTCTGCTGTTTCTCATCGGTGGATTTTACTTCATTAACCATTCAGACTTCCTCATTGCT GGTCTGAGGACGTCCTTGGAGCCCCCTCCTCGGGTGCTGACCTGGGAGGCAGAGCGTCCCGTCAGCAAGGAGTCGTGGGTGGAGCAGGGCGACTTTCTACCTCTGAATGTGTCCTATCAGCTGCTGGCTGGATCTGCGTCCCCTCAGCAGA GGTTTTTATCAGTTGGAATCTCCTCTGTGAAGAGGCAGAAGGGCAGCTATCTGATCCCCACTCTGCAGTCTTTGTTCTCCCAGTCGTCTCCCGAGGAGCGCTCCTCCATGGTGGTGGTCCTGCTGCTGGCCGACTTTGATGTGAGCTGGAGGGTCAGTACGGTGAAGGAGATCAGGGCTGCGTTCACCTCGGAGCTGGAGCAGGGACAGCTGCTGGTCCTGCATGTTCACCAGGAGTGGTACCCTCCTTTAAAAG GTTTAAAGAGGAACTACAACGATGCTCCAGATAGGGTGTCGTTCCGCTCCAAACAGAACTTGGACTACGCCTTCCTGATGCACTACAGCGCCGCTCTGGGTCGATACTACCTGCAGCTGGAGGACGACGTCTCCTCAGCTAAAAGCTTCCTGAGCACCATCAGGAGGCGCGTGGACGAGCAGGAACGCAAGACGGGGACAACCTGGGCGATGCTGGAGTTCTCCACCCTCGGCTTCATCGGGAAACTCTACAAGTCAGCACACCTTTCTCTCCTGGCccgcttcctcttcctcttctatcAGGAGatgccctgtgattggctgatgtCTCACTTCAAGACGCTGCTGACTCAGAAAGAACAAATCCTGTTCAAGCCGTCGCTCTTCCAGCACATGGGGACGTTCTCGTCCTTCCAGGGGACATTCAACAAACTCAAGGACAAAAACTTTGAGGCCGGATTCTTCAACAATCCTCCAGCCGAAGTGTTTACCGACATCTCCACCTACCAGAAACACTTCCCCAAACTGGCCTGGGAGTCCGGGGAGGGATTCTTCTGGGGACGCTCCCCCGAGGAAGGAAACCATCTGACCGTAGTGTTCGCAGAGCCCGCCGTGGTGACGAGGATTCTCATAGAAACGGGGTCAGGTGGAAAAGACCTGCTGCAGTCGGCTCAGGTGGAGGTGGGCCGTGAGGTGGTGTCCACGGAGAGGCAGGAGAAGACATGTAAAGAGTTCCTGTCAGTGGGGACGTTAAAGAATGGGGGCTTCGAGATGCAGGAGGTGGACAAAGAGATAAGCTCCGCCTCTTCCTGTCTCAGGATCCTGGTGACGGCGTTGCAGAAGGACTGGATAATTGTTAACAAAATCCGGATCTCCATAAAGTCCAGCTCAGGAGTGAATCCGTCCTCCTGA